In one Methylobacterium sp. SyP6R genomic region, the following are encoded:
- a CDS encoding UPF0262 family protein has product MASEAPDPRQRLAAVTLDEDSIGRGNPDQEHERAIAIYDILESNSFRVANHDGGPYALALGLVENKLSFAISTADGQPVMTHLLSLTPFRGVIRDYEMICDSYFKAIRTASPSQIEAIDMGRRGVHNEASDLLLQRLDGKVEIDHDTARRLFTLIFALHWKG; this is encoded by the coding sequence ATGGCGAGCGAGGCTCCCGATCCGCGACAGCGCCTGGCGGCGGTGACGCTCGACGAGGATTCGATCGGGCGCGGCAACCCCGACCAGGAGCACGAGCGCGCCATCGCGATCTACGACATCCTGGAATCGAACAGTTTTCGCGTGGCCAATCACGATGGCGGGCCCTACGCGCTGGCGCTGGGCCTCGTCGAGAACAAGCTGTCCTTCGCGATCTCGACCGCCGACGGCCAGCCGGTGATGACCCATCTCCTGTCGCTGACGCCGTTCCGCGGCGTGATCCGCGACTACGAGATGATCTGCGACAGCTACTTCAAGGCGATCCGCACCGCCTCGCCGAGCCAGATCGAGGCGATCGACATGGGCCGGCGCGGGGTCCACAATGAGGCCTCGGACCTTCTTCTCCAGCGCCTGGACGGCAAGGTGGAGATCGACCACGACACCGCCCGCCGGCTGTTCACCCTGATCTTCGCCCTGCACTGGAAGGGCTGA